The segment AACCTGAGATTAACTACTGCGATGCTCTGCGGCAGTTAATCTGAGGTCCCTTCGTGTAGTGAAATACTTGCCAACTACACTCAGGGTATCCACTCTTTGTTTCGTCACTATGAAGCTTATGAGTCAGTCTTGTGAAAGAGTCTCAATTGCGCAACTCGATAAAGACCGGATTTGAGTAGAACCAAAGATCCGACCAGGGATCTTCTCCCCTTGGGTCTGGCAGTGGTTCCAGTTCCACGCCATTAGTACCCCTGACTCGAAGGTAGCTGTTAACTGGCAATTCCCCTAAAGTGTAACTGATTTCCCTGTATTCACCCTCTGTTTCCCAGTCATCCGGCTCAAACCGGGCAATGACCCGGGTTGTATCGACTCTATCCAGACTACGGTCACTGCCCGCTCCGCGGATTTCACCCTGTATCAGATCAACACGGGAAACACTGGAATAATCTCCGTTATTATTAAACTGATTCGGATCGCGGAACCTGATGCTCACCCTGACTTGATCGGATGGTTTGGCTGTAAGCGTTTCACCCAGGCTTGCAGAAACCTGTTCAGAAACGGTACTGACAGTCACTGTCAATTCAGAAATCAGATCCCCGGTCGTCACAAAAATCCTGCCATTGCGAATACCATCAAGTATTGAATCATGGTTGGGTTGTGCCCACACGTAGGTCTTGGAATACTCGCCGGGCCAGAAGTCGGAACCGCCCTCACTGTAGTGAACATGAGAATCGGAATTCGCAGTGATCCACCAGCGCCGGCCTTCTGTCAACATGGAATCCCAGAAACCGCCGACAATGGCAGTAAACTGATCGAAACCACCCATGGTAGGGTAATTGCCATAGCTACCGCGGGCATCGCCCGGATCAAGAGATCCATCAGGATTCAGGGTTGCCGCCTGATGGCCGGGAGCACCAGCCATGCCGACTGAAATTTCGGGAGCGGTGTCGTTCCAGTCTCTCAATTCAGCCGGGGTATCCAGGCCATATTCACCCAGGCCAGACGCAGAGCGACTGGGGTGATTCGCAATCAGAACCGGTTTAACAGCCTGATCCCGCATAAAGCGCAAAGCCTCAAGCATGCGGGGCTCAGTGTCCCAACTGGAATCGGCAGGCCAGGGCTCGCGCTTGGAAAAATTGGACTCGATCTGGAACAGTTGCCGCGCTTCATCATCAGTGAAAGGGATAATTAAACTGGAATGATCGGCACCCGGTGTATCGAACTCCATGCCATAAAACTGAATAACTTCCGGCACCACCAGACGGGACTGTTGGATCTCGCGGTAAGCCAGGTCCATGCTTACCTTGCTATGGTTAGGGCCGCCATGATCCGTGGAAACAATCCAGCCCAGGCCGAAGTATCTGCCCATCAATGCATTCATGTGGATGGGGTAGATGGCATCACCCCCCAGGATCGGCGCAGGCGGGTCAATTTCCCGGTCCCAACCGACACTGTAGCGGCTGTGTATGTGATGATCACCTGCTATCCAGCCATAATCATCGTCAGCAGCGACGCCTGACTTTGTGACAAGCAAAAGAGCCGTCAGTGATAGAGAGAAAACTTTGGTGAAATCTGACATTGGCACAATTCTCACTGGTTACGGTTTACCAGAATCAACCAGACTTTGTCCGGTTAATCATTCGGGGCTATTGCATTCAATGGACAGTCGAACCGGATTGCACCTGGCAGCACCCCCGCCTGGCAGGCTGACCGAGTAATTACTCCACTCACCACGCGGATAATAATAATCTGTGGAAATATACTGCGCACCGGAAGCAAAGGCTGCTTCCCTGCGTTCAGTACTGTTCTCCCGTGCCTCGACGGTGTCGGCATCTGCGCGGGTTCGCACAATAAATCCCGCTCTTACTGCGGCCTGAATACGTTCCTGGTCCCTGATCGGATTGTTGATGGTAAAGTAAGCCGCATGCGGGGCATCCTCGCTGACCGAGTTAACAAAGACAGGGAGGCCTTCCAGAGAATTTCTGCCTCGCAGGTAGACTTCCACCTTGGATGGCCGCTCATCCATGGCAAAAAATACTCTGCCCCTGGCTTTATCCAGACCGGGCCAGCCGCCCGCCAATGCACCTTCCCGTAACGTATCAGCATCATTCCGCACATCATCCGGAATTATCAGTTGTTCTCTCCCGAAAACTGACATTATTTCCCGGTCCAGCGCGTCGTATGCAGCTTCATCGAAAGTCAGTGCCTCGGTCGTTCCCGGAAAACTGGTCCCCCCTTCTTTTGCGTTGAACATGATCAGAATAGGGACATGATCCGGATTCCGGTCTGACCAGGTCTTGATTTCCTGCAAACACAGAATCCAGGTATCACAGCTGGACCGCACGTCAATGTCCTGGGCATGCAGTACTTTGAATCCCGGTTGCTGCATATTCCGGTTGTCGTAGGGTTCGGCGCCCGGCCTGTTGGCAGCCAGGTGAGGAAGGAGCGGTTCGGCGTACAACCCGCCTTGCGGATCATACAGGATATCCAGTTCTATCTGACGCATACCCAGATCTAGCTGCTCGGTCAGACTGCTGTGGAAATAATCGAGCGAAAGGGCGGAGGCCTCACGATTCTGCCTGATAAGCTCCATTTCGGGAGCCGGGATGGCCTGCTTGTAGCTGTTGTGAGAGCCCACGGCCTGGAGGTCATTCATTGCCAGGCTGGTCACCGCGACGGTGCAAGGTCCATCCAGTTGAGCCCTGGCCAGCTGAGTGCTGGCACAGCCTGCTGATTCAACTTCATCGGCAATGCCATTGGAAATTGTAAGACAAAGCATGCCTAAAAAAGTAGAAAGCCGGATTATCGACTGGCGATATTTGTGCAGCATTGGTAAATCCACTTAGATACCACGGAGCTTTCAGTGTATGAGCCTTCAATGACAAAATTACTACAACTGAATTCGCGGTGAGCGTTTTGTTTTTGGCATCAACGACGAAGATAACAATAATCCCACCACTCTGGAGCGCCAGGTCTAAGCACCTAGCTTTCAGTTTTCGATTCAGCTGTCATGAGCTTCCGGTTTCATCATCTCTGAATAAATATTTCGCCAATCTCCAAACCCGGAGCCATACCTTTCAGCTACGCATGTCGTGAGGTGCATTCATGAAGAAGTTAGTCGTCAGTTCCCTTTTGCTTTTTTCTTTGCCTGTCAGTGCACATGGTCTGATAATCACCGCTGACAGGCCGACGCATGACGGCGGCAATGCGCCGTGCCAGCGGGCTTGTCTGCAGGCCAGATTATTAAACAACCTGTCCTTTTTGAGCGCTGCCTAACAGGGTGCGAGTGGATCCTGATGTTCAGCGCAACTAACCTTACGCCCGTCACCACAAGCCTGATCACTGCGGTACTGGCGCGTGTCGAGCACATTCATTTCCATAAGCTTGCCAAAACGGAACTGGCGGTGAATCGGCATATCCGGCCCCTGCCTGCCAACCGGAAGCCGAACGGGCATGAACTCGTACCATGCCTGGCAGGCGGCAGCTCCGCGTCGGAGGAATTGTTGCGGAGACTGATCATCTTCGGGCACCACGGCGGCATAGCTGTCGTCCAACTCATGATCGTCCCAGGTAACTATCCATGGCGCAGAAGCATGGGCGGCCTGAAGATCAGGATCAGCTTTGTAGGTCTGGTAGCGAGCCCGGTAGTCATCAAGCGGAATGATCTCAGGCCCCTCGTGGGCCCTGACCAGGTTCTGCCCCCAGGAGCTTTCATAAATATAGTCGCCAAGATGGGCAATGAGATCCAGATTCTCCTCTGCAATATGACGATAGGCCGTACAGTACCCCTGCTCAAATTGCTGACAGGAAGAGAACGCAAAGCGAAATTGATCCAACTGGCTGGAATCCATTGCTGCGGTACGAGTGCGTCCCACCTGGCTGGTCGCTCCGGCTACCTGCCAGCGATAAAAATGGTCCCTGCCAGGCAACAGCCCCCGCACGTCAGCATAAACCGAGTAACCCAGCTCCGGAGCGGCAATCGCTCTCCCCACTCTGACAATATTAGAGAAGCTCTCTGAATCGGAAATCTCGTAACCAACAGGTATAAGTTCTCCGGAGATTGCAGCGCTTCCCAGAACCCGCCAGTCAAGACAGGTCCAGAGAATCACGGAATCAGAAGTGGGATCGCCGGGTCGACTTAACAGGATATTTCCAAGGTTAACAGTCTGAAATATTAACTTTGGATTATGAGCAAACTGTGACTAATGAATTCCAACCGAGGCTCGTCACCAACAGGCTACTCATAGAAAAATGACTGGCGTGCCAGGAAAATCGGTCATATTCAGAAAAAAAGCGGCCTCGATTGAGGCCGCAGCGATGGGAGACATTCAAGGGAGAGAAAAAGGGAGCCCATCTCAAGCTAACTACCGGCTCTGTCAGTGCGCAGTGCCGCCTTGTTAGACACCAGTAGATTAACTCGAATTTGTTACATGCCAATTTCAGAAGTCCTACACTTTTGTGAATAGTCAGGGAATTTCCACCCGGTGGCTGATTAACTCCTCCCCAATTTCATTTTTTATTCGCAAATGGATGGACGGTGTCTCCTGGCTCCAGTCTATATCGATAAGCCCATAATTGGCTTCCGCGAAAGCCTCGCCAACCCGATGTCGATTAGGACTGATTGCGCTCCACTCTTCAGTTAAACCGGAAGAAGTCAACTCTATCAGCGGCCAGTCAAGATCAGAGTCGCGAATCTCGCTCAGCTCCGCCCAATGCACGTCTCCCGAAATAATTATCACGGGTTCCCGCTGATAGCGCTCCAGCACCTCGAACAATCGCTGTCGGTCACGGGGATAATTTGCCCAGGTCTCCCAACCGGTGAAATCAGCCAGCAGCTGAATACTGGAACCGATGATCCGAAGGTCTGCGGGCATCTGCAGTTGATGCTCCAACCATTGCCATTGAGATTCACCCAATAGTTCAGCGGAAGCTGACAAGGATGCCTCATAGGGCCCCATGTGGGCCGCTGTCCGTTCCGCCAGTCGCTGAGTATCCATAACTTCGACCAGTGGCGACCGATTCCACCTCAGATCCAGTAAAATAATCTGAACCCGGCGTCCATGATTTCCGTAAAAGTAAGACGTATAGATTCCATCAGGGCGGCTGCGCCTCTCTGAGTCAGGGGGTTCATCGAAAAAGTCCAGCATGATCTGGCGCGAAGCGTCCTTTGAGAGGTACTCGCGACCAATATCATTCTGCCCATAATCGTGATCATCCCAGGTAGCGATAACCTCGACTTCCTGCCGTAGCGCCTGATAGCCCGGAACTGCGGCGAGTTTGTCATAAGTTGCCTGCAACGTGAGCGGATCATCAGTGTCGGCATAGATATTGTCGCCAAGAAACACAAAAAGGTCTGGCTCAGCTGCCAGCACTTCATCCCAGATTGGCTGCGGCTTGTCCTGGTGATTGCAGGAACCGAAAGCGATTCTGCTGATGTCCAGAATCTGAGGCTGGGCGTGCACCGGGGAAAGCAGACAAAAGCAGAACACCACCATCAACAGTCTCATGGCAGGAACTCCGCCATCGGCATACCCATGTCAGGATTAAAAATTCGATAGTCCATGCCAAGATGTTCAAGCAGGGTGGCTGCAATTCGATCGGATGTAAGGCAATCAGCTCCTGTTTCAACCAGACCGGAAGCCGGTATGCCCGGACCAATCGCAGCCATCCACACAGCCTCAGAACCGACAATGCCTTCTTCATATTGTGCCAGTGACTGCATATAGCCACGCAGCGATTGCTTGCTGGCATGGTGCAACCAGGTTTCCACAGGTTCTTCGCCACGACCGTGATCAGTGGTAATGAACAGAATGGTGTTATCCCGATAGAATGCCGAACTCTGAACTCTATCCCAGACTTCGGCTATAAACCGGTCACTACGGTTAGCTGCCATCACATACTCGTCGTACAGACCTTCGTGGGCAAAGTCATCGGTTTCTCCATAGCTGATATAAACTACCCTGGGGTGTTTCTCCCGCATATAGGACAAGGCAAAGTGATGGGTGAACACATCATTACGAACCGTTGGCCAGCGTGGAGGCATATCGTCGATGACACGATTCAAAAACAATTCAAATTCGTTAATCGGTGCAGGAGTCTTGTCGAACGCGTTGATAAACAGGCCGCTCCGTTCCACATTGAAGATATAAGGAAACACATCCCAGGACGTAAACGCTGCCATACGGCCTCTGAATTCAGGTTTGTTATTCAACAGTTCAAGAAACGTCTTTTCCGGATTTGCTGTTTTTCTGTTGGAGTCAATATCGGGATTCACCACTCCGGACAGAATCTCACTGTATCCCGGGTATGAGAAATACCAGGGATTGGCAACCCGCGCGCAGCTGTCTGCATTCCTGTTTCCCACGTAGGTACCCTGTCTGAAAACCACCCTGTGAAGGAATGGCATCAATACTTCTGCACGCTCCGCGGGCGACTCCCGCCAGAAGCGCGCCATGATTTCTTCACTTTGGGACGCATACTCATCGTGAGTAGCCAACTCAGGATCGATGCCTTGGAAGACTTCCTGCCAGCGCATTCCATCCAGTGTTATCAACACTACATTGTCAGTCGCTTCCGTTAGTAAAGGAAAACAAAACATCAGCGTGGTAAATAAAGGTTTAAACCTGCGCATTATTGACCTCTCGTGTTGTCTTTCCGCATTCTGTCTGTTTGGAAAAGCAAAGGGCGGCACACGCATGCCGCCCTGCAATGAGATAAAGACTCGCTTATTCAGAAGTCGAAGGTGGCACTAAAAACAGCAGTCCTGGGCGATCCGATCCAGGCACCGAAGCCGGAAATGCCCCCAAGATAAGATTCGTCGAAGAGATTGTTCACTACAATTCCCAGATCGAATCCCTGCAGGAAGTCGGCCACATCCTCCCCACGAACATTAAAGTAAAGGTCGGTGGTTGTGTAGTCTGCCGTTTCCAGGCTGTTGCTGCGATCCAGATACCGGTCACCAACACGCTTGGTTGAAAGACCGGCAAAGTAATTGCCCCGGTTCCAGTCCAGAGAAACGACCCACATCTTATCTGGAGTATTCACCACAGTGTTGCCAGGTGTAAGGTCCAGCTGCTGGTCCAATTCCGGAACACCGGTACCGATGTAGGAAGCATCCGTATCGGTATATGACAGATAGACTGACCAGTTCTCACTGATGTCGTAAGAACCGGCCAGTTCGAAACCATCCGACTCAATACCACCGACGTTGTCGTAACGACCAGCCTGGCCGATCTCATAGTTAGGAATATTGCCTGCCAGTTGCGGGCCAAAAAATTCCAGTCTGTTACTGAACTCATTGTCGAAGAACACAGCGCTGGCGGTAAGGTTGGTACCAACGTAGCGCAAACCCAGCTCCAGGTTTTCTGCCGTCTCCGGTTCGATATTGCCGGATATTTCCCGCTCCAGGATCAGGTCAAGCAAAGGCTTTACGTTCTCAGCATATCCGAGAAACACTTCAAGACCGTCCACTGGCATCTCAATGCTGGCTCCACCAGTGAACAACGTGTCAGACTTGGAGTTCAAGCTCAGGTTCTGACTGGAATCAAACAGATCCTCGCGCTTGTTCTTCACGTCAAACTCGCGAATACCCAGGCTTACCGTCACGAAGTCGAGGAGGTTTATCTGGTCCTGCAGATACCACATGGTGGTTTCGCGGGGAAACTCGCGGCTGTACTGGATCCAGTAAGGAGTCTCATCGAAGTCGATACCAACCCTGGCGTCGGTGAGCTTGTGCCAGGTTCGCCATTCTTTTCGAGTGGAATCTTCGTACCAGAAGCCACCTGACAGATTATTTTCCAAACCGGCCAGGTCAAGAACCCATGCAAAGTCGGCCGTGATGCCGTCTCTATTTCTTGCATAATTGGTATGGCGATAGGACTGCAGAGGGATGGCGTTATCAGGATAACAGGCAGGATCAAATTCCGGCCCCGCGCCACCGTATGGGAAGGTAATGGAAGACTCACAGCCGTCGAAAGGTGAAAGCGCAACGCCATTGGCATCTACAAAGTAAAGACGAGAATTGCCCGATACCTGACCTCCTCCTAATACCGGCAGATTACCCTGGATCTCATATTCCGGCAGCCCGGATTCGTCAGATACATTCGCAATATAGGGCGGCACCCAGTCCCCACGACCGTCCATCTCGTGCAGATACAGACCGATGCTAGCGGAAAAATTATCAGTTAACTCAGCGTCGAACTTCAGATACCCGAAGTTGTTTTCCCTCAATGTTGACCAACCACGCCGATAGAGCTGATTAACGTAAGCAACATCTGTCCAGTTACCGATCAGACGGTCCCAGTCCGGGTCAGAATTAAACTCGTCCACAGTAACTCGCTGGTAGTTGTCTTCCTGTATGTCATCCCAGGAGTAGTAGCCGGTTATGGTATAGCGATCCAGTTCGGTGATGAATTTAGCCGCAACATGGTCTCGCTCATTCTGCGCAGAACCTTCCATCCAGTCAGAAGCTTCATTGTGATTGAAAGAAACCCAGAGCCTGGTAGTTTCATCAAGAATACGGCCGGTATCATACCGACCATAATATCGCTGTGAGTTAAAATCCCCTTGCGAGAACTGCACGCGCATACGCTCTTCTTCAACTGGATCGTTAGTGCGGAAGTTCAGCGTACCACCCAATGCTTCCGTGGATCGGGTCGAAATGTCCGCAATACCCTGGTTGATATCAACGCCACCGGAGTTCATGGAGTCGATATAACGATTTGCCTTAGCACCGCCACCATAGTTGGAATCTCCGTTAGGGAATCCGTCAATGGTGATACCCAGCTGCTGATCACTGAGGCTGGTCTGGTAACCACGCAGATTAATGGTCGTGGACCAATCGTCGAAGCCGAAGGTATCGCCCTCGGTAACGTTCACGCCCGGCAGGTTATCTATGGTCGAGAGTACCGATGTAATCGGGTTCTGCTGATCCTGCATTGATTGCGTTGTGGTGACGTTAGAGTAGGTTCTGGCGGTACCGAGGATTACGATTTCCTGCAGTTGCGCCGGTTCCTGTTCGGTCTGAGCGATAGCCGTGCCATTAGCGCCAGTCAGGGCAAGCGCAATAGCAGTAGATAAGCAGCTTCTGGTCTTAAAATTCATTTCTTACTCCCGAGTATCAAATCGTAGCCGTACAGGCAGATTCTTAAGCCGCAATCTGGCCGGAGAATCCGTCTGCCATGCGATGTTGAGCACCTGATATTTCTGTATTCCTGCCTCTATGCCTCTTCGCTATTGAAGAGATACCTGGCACAGTTTGTGGTTTCTGGCACCAGGCCCATCAGAGAAATACCGGCGCTATGACTCCTTGCAGAGTCCGCGCCACTGTAAGGAAGCTATGTGACAATGACTTGAAAGAATTAGGGGATTTAGTTGACAGTTTTTAGGCAAGTTGATTACCGAACCATTTCAAATCTCCAATTCTCTGAGACGATGACGTAATGTTTGCTGGTGAGCAGCCGATCAGGAAGGATAAGTGCGTCGCTCATGCCAAGGAGCAGCCTGCCAAAAAATAGATCCCTGACATGTTTTTGCAACAGAAGTGTGCTTATGCTCCGGCATTCTCTTTCTTTCAGTATCGCAGTTAACAGGTAATCATTTTATGAGCGCAGTTGAACTTGTAGAAAGTCCCTCCTCACAAGCCAGCTCCCCCAATCCTATCCTTTACGTCCTGGACACCAATGTCCTGATTCACGATCCGACCGCCATCTACAACTTTGACGAACACCAGGTGGTGATTCCTATAGCTGTTCTGGAAGAACTGGACGGACTGAAAAGCGGTCGGCAGTCGATTGCCGCCGATTGCCGACAGGCAATCAGAGAGCTGGATGCGGTGCTGGGGCGGGCAACCCCGGAGGAGGTGGAAAGCGGGGTGCCTATTTCACGCTACAGTC is part of the Gammaproteobacteria bacterium genome and harbors:
- a CDS encoding alkaline phosphatase D family protein; protein product: MRLLMVVFCFCLLSPVHAQPQILDISRIAFGSCNHQDKPQPIWDEVLAAEPDLFVFLGDNIYADTDDPLTLQATYDKLAAVPGYQALRQEVEVIATWDDHDYGQNDIGREYLSKDASRQIMLDFFDEPPDSERRSRPDGIYTSYFYGNHGRRVQIILLDLRWNRSPLVEVMDTQRLAERTAAHMGPYEASLSASAELLGESQWQWLEHQLQMPADLRIIGSSIQLLADFTGWETWANYPRDRQRLFEVLERYQREPVIIISGDVHWAELSEIRDSDLDWPLIELTSSGLTEEWSAISPNRHRVGEAFAEANYGLIDIDWSQETPSIHLRIKNEIGEELISHRVEIP
- a CDS encoding phosphoglyceromutase → MRRFKPLFTTLMFCFPLLTEATDNVVLITLDGMRWQEVFQGIDPELATHDEYASQSEEIMARFWRESPAERAEVLMPFLHRVVFRQGTYVGNRNADSCARVANPWYFSYPGYSEILSGVVNPDIDSNRKTANPEKTFLELLNNKPEFRGRMAAFTSWDVFPYIFNVERSGLFINAFDKTPAPINEFELFLNRVIDDMPPRWPTVRNDVFTHHFALSYMREKHPRVVYISYGETDDFAHEGLYDEYVMAANRSDRFIAEVWDRVQSSAFYRDNTILFITTDHGRGEEPVETWLHHASKQSLRGYMQSLAQYEEGIVGSEAVWMAAIGPGIPASGLVETGADCLTSDRIAATLLEHLGMDYRIFNPDMGMPMAEFLP
- a CDS encoding phosphoesterase; protein product: MSDFTKVFSLSLTALLLVTKSGVAADDDYGWIAGDHHIHSRYSVGWDREIDPPAPILGGDAIYPIHMNALMGRYFGLGWIVSTDHGGPNHSKVSMDLAYREIQQSRLVVPEVIQFYGMEFDTPGADHSSLIIPFTDDEARQLFQIESNFSKREPWPADSSWDTEPRMLEALRFMRDQAVKPVLIANHPSRSASGLGEYGLDTPAELRDWNDTAPEISVGMAGAPGHQAATLNPDGSLDPGDARGSYGNYPTMGGFDQFTAIVGGFWDSMLTEGRRWWITANSDSHVHYSEGGSDFWPGEYSKTYVWAQPNHDSILDGIRNGRIFVTTGDLISELTVTVSTVSEQVSASLGETLTAKPSDQVRVSIRFRDPNQFNNNGDYSSVSRVDLIQGEIRGAGSDRSLDRVDTTRVIARFEPDDWETEGEYREISYTLGELPVNSYLRVRGTNGVELEPLPDPRGEDPWSDLWFYSNPVFIELRN
- a CDS encoding phosphatidylinositol-specific phospholipase C1-like protein yields the protein MLHKYRQSIIRLSTFLGMLCLTISNGIADEVESAGCASTQLARAQLDGPCTVAVTSLAMNDLQAVGSHNSYKQAIPAPEMELIRQNREASALSLDYFHSSLTEQLDLGMRQIELDILYDPQGGLYAEPLLPHLAANRPGAEPYDNRNMQQPGFKVLHAQDIDVRSSCDTWILCLQEIKTWSDRNPDHVPILIMFNAKEGGTSFPGTTEALTFDEAAYDALDREIMSVFGREQLIIPDDVRNDADTLREGALAGGWPGLDKARGRVFFAMDERPSKVEVYLRGRNSLEGLPVFVNSVSEDAPHAAYFTINNPIRDQERIQAAVRAGFIVRTRADADTVEARENSTERREAAFASGAQYISTDYYYPRGEWSNYSVSLPGGGAARCNPVRLSIECNSPE
- a CDS encoding alkaline phosphatase D family protein, whose amino-acid sequence is MFQTVNLGNILLSRPGDPTSDSVILWTCLDWRVLGSAAISGELIPVGYEISDSESFSNIVRVGRAIAAPELGYSVYADVRGLLPGRDHFYRWQVAGATSQVGRTRTAAMDSSQLDQFRFAFSSCQQFEQGYCTAYRHIAEENLDLIAHLGDYIYESSWGQNLVRAHEGPEIIPLDDYRARYQTYKADPDLQAAHASAPWIVTWDDHELDDSYAAVVPEDDQSPQQFLRRGAAACQAWYEFMPVRLPVGRQGPDMPIHRQFRFGKLMEMNVLDTRQYRSDQACGDGRKVSCAEHQDPLAPC
- a CDS encoding TonB-dependent receptor is translated as MNFKTRSCLSTAIALALTGANGTAIAQTEQEPAQLQEIVILGTARTYSNVTTTQSMQDQQNPITSVLSTIDNLPGVNVTEGDTFGFDDWSTTINLRGYQTSLSDQQLGITIDGFPNGDSNYGGGAKANRYIDSMNSGGVDINQGIADISTRSTEALGGTLNFRTNDPVEEERMRVQFSQGDFNSQRYYGRYDTGRILDETTRLWVSFNHNEASDWMEGSAQNERDHVAAKFITELDRYTITGYYSWDDIQEDNYQRVTVDEFNSDPDWDRLIGNWTDVAYVNQLYRRGWSTLRENNFGYLKFDAELTDNFSASIGLYLHEMDGRGDWVPPYIANVSDESGLPEYEIQGNLPVLGGGQVSGNSRLYFVDANGVALSPFDGCESSITFPYGGAGPEFDPACYPDNAIPLQSYRHTNYARNRDGITADFAWVLDLAGLENNLSGGFWYEDSTRKEWRTWHKLTDARVGIDFDETPYWIQYSREFPRETTMWYLQDQINLLDFVTVSLGIREFDVKNKREDLFDSSQNLSLNSKSDTLFTGGASIEMPVDGLEVFLGYAENVKPLLDLILEREISGNIEPETAENLELGLRYVGTNLTASAVFFDNEFSNRLEFFGPQLAGNIPNYEIGQAGRYDNVGGIESDGFELAGSYDISENWSVYLSYTDTDASYIGTGVPELDQQLDLTPGNTVVNTPDKMWVVSLDWNRGNYFAGLSTKRVGDRYLDRSNSLETADYTTTDLYFNVRGEDVADFLQGFDLGIVVNNLFDESYLGGISGFGAWIGSPRTAVFSATFDF